The following nucleotide sequence is from Nitratidesulfovibrio termitidis HI1.
GTTTTCTGGCCAAGTGCTCGCGCATCGTGGCCCTGACCACCGGCAGCCGCGTGGCCGTTGCCCGCGACGCGCTGGAAAAGGCCGCCGGGGCCGTGGCCCACCACGGCAACAACGCCCTGGCCATTCTGCGCAACCACGCGGAATACTGCGCGGAACTGCTTGACGACATGGCCGACGACTGGGATGACGCCGTGCACGCCGCCGACGAACTGCGCGAGCTTCTGCCCGAAGGCTCCAAGGCCCACGCAGCCGCCGCGCGGCTGGCCAACGCCCTGCACGGCATGGACACGCTGCAACTTACCGAGCAGCTGGATGGTGTGCTGCGTTCCACCCGGCGCATCGCCCGCATCATCGACGCGCTGGAGGAATCGGCCGAAAAGCCCCGCCTGATGCACTATGTGCTGGGCCGCCACGTGCTGGACCTGGGCAACCCCGCCGACGAGGAAGAGGAAATGGAAACCCTGCGCAAGACCTGCTGCACGGCGTAACCGCCACGGCAGGGCGCGGGCATCCCCTGCCCCGCGTGCCCCGACCCGTTGTTCGAAAGTTCACCGGCATGGCCGGAACGAAAAGAGCGCCGATGGACCGCATCCATCGGCGCTCTCGCTTAGTCATTTCACAATCGGCCGGGCGGCCAGCCAATTCGGTTGCGGTGTCCGCCGGTCAACCTTGGTCAGCCTTGGCCACCTCGGCCAGCCTCGGCCAGCCTCGCCCAGTCTTAGCCAGCCTTGGCCAGCCTTGGCCAACCGTAACTAGTCTTCGCGCCCGCCCCCGGCATTCTCGTCGTCGATCAGGCGGCCCTTGTGCTTGGGGGCATCACGCCGCTTGCGGCGCTTGTCCTCCTGCACGCGGGTGCGCAGGTCCAGCGGCACGTCCAGCAGGGCATCGCGCCGCGCGGCGCGCAGGGCGCGGCGTTCCTCTTCGGTCAGGCCCGTTGCGTCGGCGGCGTCTTCATGCCGGGCCTGTCCCTTGGGGTCGCTGTCCTTCATGCATTGCTCCTGACGGTCGTATCCCCAACGGGCGGGAGACCTTTCGAAAACGGCCGCTACAGCCCGATGACCACCTTGGTGGCCACCGCGATCTGGTAGAGAATCTGCGACATGTCCTTGACCGTCTGCAGGTTCTTGGAATCCACGCGCGGCAGCACCAGCAGCTGGTCGCCCGACGCGATGGTGGTGTCCGAGGTACGGAACACCTCGCCGTTGGGTCGCACCAGCAGGATGTTGCCGGTATCCGCGCGGTTGGTGTAGCCGCCCGCGCCGCGCACGTAGTCCTTCAGGCGCTTGTCCCCGTTCCACACGATGGCCTGGGGCATCACCACCTCGCCGGTCACCAGCACCACGTCGCTCTTTTCGGGAATGACGATGACGTCGCCGTCCTCCAGCGCGATGTCGGCCACCTTGCCGCCGCTGCCCACCACCACGATGCCCTCGGGCGTCACGTTGCGGGCCTTTTCGGCGAACTTGGAGATCATCTCCGCCTCGTGGTTGCGGATCTGCGCTTCTTCGGGGCTGGCCGAAGTGGCCGTGAACGAGCTTTCCTCCAGCCTGCGCAGGGCGTCCTCGATGGCGCGCTTCTGGCGGGCCGCCACGCTGCGCCGCTTGATGTACAGGCCGGTAAGATCGGCCCGGTCGGCATCCACGGCGATGTACTGCTGCACGTCGCGCAGGCGGGCGGTGCGCTTCAGCGGAAAGCGCGACGCCCCCCGGATGGCCCCCTGTACCTCGACCATGATGGTGTCGCCGGGGGTGTCGGCCAGAAATTCCACGCGGTCGCCATCTGCCAGCGGCAGGGTGCGGAATTCGCGCAGGGGCAGGTACAGGTTGAAGGGCGCGCCGTTGCGGGTGCCCACGATGCTGGCGTGCGAGGCCGTGGCCAGCGGGTCGGCCATTTCGGCCAGCCTGGCCCCGGTGGCCTCGCCCTTGCGGAATTCGAAGCGCGCGGCGTTGCGTATCTCGCCGCTGGCGGACACGGCGGGGCCCTTTTCGCCCACCACGATGGTGTCGCCATCCAGCAGGCGCACCAGCGGCAGCGCGCCCTTGAGCGCGAAGGGATACAGGTCGAAGCTGCCCAGTTCCGCCCCGCCGCGCAGCAGGCGGATGGTGCGGTAGCTGCCCCGCCGGGGGTCGATGCCGCCCGCCCGGTCCAGGAAGGCCAGCACCGAATCGGACGGCGCGCCGCTGTAGCGGCCCGGCTTCATGACGAATCCGGTGACGAAAACCGACACGGGCCGCCCGTCCAGCGGGCTGACGTAGACCTGCACGTTCTCGATGCCCGACGCGCTGAGCTTGCTGCGAATGGCCTCGGTGACCTGGGCCTGGGCAAGGCCCGCCACGGGCACGCCCCCCAGGTCCTGCACCTCGATGTCGCCCGCGTCGTTGACCATGACCACGCCGTCGAAATTGCGGTCGCCCCACAGGCGCAGCACCAGCCGGTCGCCGGTGGCCAATTCGCGCGCTTCGGCGCTGCGGGCCTGCCCGAAGTTGCCCTGGAACAGGTTGGCGGCAAAGGGCGGCAGGTCGGCTCCGGGGGCCAGGGCGGCCCCGGCGGACGCGGGCGACTTGGCCTCGGACGGTGCGGCGAACGCCGAGGTGCGGGCCGGGCCAAGCAGCACGACCAGCACAAGCAGCAGGCAAAGGGCGGGCAGCCATGCGGCAGCCCCCACGCGGCAGGGTGCAGCATGACGGGGCGCGGCGTGACGGGAAAACGGTGCGATATCCATGACAGGTATCCGTAATTGGCTACGCCGGGCGCGGTGCGCACCCGGCGGATGGAAACATGGGCATGCCCATGGGGAATGTTCTGGCGAAATGGCGCGACAAATCTTCTATTGCGCGGGACGGGCTATCCCCTGCCCCCAGATGCGCGGGGCCATCTGCCACGCGGCATCGTCGCCGCTGCCCGCCGGGCGGCAGGCTATGACCACCTCTGCCTCGCCGTGCTGCGAAAGCAGGGTGGCGCGGCGGCATTCCTCTCCGCTGGCCGAGGTGAACAGCCCTTCCACCACCACCCGGATGCCGGTGCCGAATTCCGGGTCGTCCAGCACGGCGGAGGCCCCGGCCGGATTGCCGGTCATGAATTCAAGGATGGGCCTGGCGGGCAAGGCCTGTTCCTGCGCCTGCGGCGCGGGCTGCTGGCGCCCCCCGCAGGCGGCGAGCAGCACGGGCAGCACGCACAGGGCGCACAAGGCCAGCGCGGAGGCGGGGCGGAGGCGGCGGATGGCGAACATGGGGTAGACCTCTGATGCGTGGGGATGTCTGGAAATATCTTGGGATGTCCGTGAGAAATATCCGCAGGGGGGAGCTGCCGTGGCTGGTGCGGTGCCGCCGCCATGGCCATGCGGCCTGCGTGGCCCGACAGTCGGCGACGAACCCCGCAACCGCGGAATCCGCCCGTGCGGATGCCGCCTTCTATACTCCCGGCAAAGGGCGGCTGTCCACAGGCGTGGGGACGTCGGGCCGCTGCAGCACAACTGCGTTACAATAAGAAGGACGAAGACGGGGGCAAGATGCCGGGGCGCCTCGCACCAACCTTTCCCGCAGGCCCGCCCGAATGAGGAGCAACGGGCTACCCGGCAACCGCCCTGTGCACATCTATCCCGAAACGCAGCATGCGGTTGCGCACCGTACCCCGGTGCACCCCCAGCAGGCGGGCCGCCTCTGACACATTGCCCCCGGCGGCGCGCAAGGCTTCCACCAGTTCGGCCCGCTCGCGCTCGTGCCGGGCGGGTCGCCCCCCGTAGGCAAACGCCCCGGCGGGCATGCCGTCCGGGTTCCCGCCCCGTGGAGCCACCCCCTCACCGCCTCCATGCCGTCCGTGGCCGCCCCGTCCGACCTGTCCGCCCTGTCCAGCCTGTCCGCCCTGTCCGGCCTGTCCGGCCTGTCCGGCCTGTGCCGGATGCAGGTCCAGATGCCTGTCGCCCGTTCCCGCGAGCCCGCCTGTCTCGTGTGTCCCGTGCGTCCCACCCGTCCCGGCGCATTCCGGGTGCCAGCCCGCCCCCGCGATGTGCTGCGGCAGGTGCTCCACGCCCAGCCGCCCCCCCTCGGCGATGACGCAGGCGTATTCCAGCGCGCTGCGCAGTTCGCGCACGTTGCCCGGCCAGCCGTAGGCCGTGAGCAGGCGCAGGGCCTCCGGCGTCAGGCCGGTCACGTCGCGCCCGTCGCGCTCGCGGATGCCCTTCAGGAAATGGGCGGCCAGCAGGGGAATGTCCTCGCGCCGGTCGGCCAGCGGCGGCAGATGGATGGGAATGACGTTGATACGGAACAGCAGGTCCTCGCGGAACCTGCCCGCCCGCACCAGCCGCCCCAGGTCGCGGTTGGTGGCGGCGATGATGCGCACGTCCACCTCGCGCGAGGCGTTGTCGCCCACCCGCTCGATGCGTTTGGTTTCCAGCACGCGCAGCAGCTTTACCTGGATGGGCAGGGGGATGTCGCCGATCTCGTCCAGGAAGATGTCGCCGCCGTGGGCCGCCTCGAACCGGCCCTGCCTGTCGCGGATGGCCCCGGTGAACGCCCCGCGCACATGGCCGAACAACTCGCTTTCCAGCAGCGCCTCGTTCAGGGCCGCGCAGTTCAGCTGCACATAGGCCCCGTTCTTGCGGCGGCCCAGTTCGTGGATGGCCCGCGCCGCCAGTTCCTTGCCCGTGCCCGACGGGCCCAGCACCAGCACCGGGGCGTCGCTTTCCGCCGCCCGCTCGATGATCTTGAACACCCGCTGCATGGCGGGCGACGTGCCCACCATGCCCGCGAACCCTTCGTCCGAACCCAGCAGGCGCGAAAGTTCCTCGATGCGGCGGTCCTTTTCCACCACGGCGGAAATGTCGGTGATGGTTTCCACCGCCGCGATGACCCGGCCATCCTCCTTCAGCACCTTGGCGTTCTTGAGCACGGTGATGGTGGTCCCGTCGCGCCGCACCAGGGTGCAGCGCTTGCGGTGCTCATCCTTGCGGTCGAACAGGCGGCACCAGTGCCCGCCCCCCAGCGACCGCGAGCGCACGCAGGCATCGCAATTGAGGATGGCGCAGGTCTGCCCCACCAGTTCGCCCGCCTCGTAGCCGGTCAGCCGCTCCAGGGCCGGGTTGGCCATCAGGATGCGGCCATCCGGCCCCACCAGAAAGAAACCATCGTTGATGGTGTTGATGACCTCGCGCAGGAAGCGGCCGGATTCCAGGGCGTCCATGGGCGTTCTCCTTCGGGGAAAGGGGGCGGGTTGCCGGAGTGCCGTGATAGCGGGACTGCGGAATGGCGGAACTGAGGAATGACGGAGCGGGCCGACCACGCTGCCGTGCCGCCAGGCGCGCCCATCACCATGCAGCTTCGGGGCCGTTGCGCGCCTTCGGGAAAAACCGGGGGTCGGGCACGACGCCGAACGAGTGGACGACGCCGAAAACGCCAACGCATCCCGCCGTTACCTGCCAGAATCATGGATGAATCCTGCAAGATTCCTTTTTCATGCGTCCGGCGAGAGCAATTCCGTGCGGGGGGTCCTTCCCCGTGCTCCACCATGGTGTACCGCGACTCACTGATGATCGCTGCATCATGTGATCAATTTTTCGCCACACGGTGCAGCATATGCCGAAAATTCACCACCGCGCAAGCAGGCTATGGCCCCTGCCAATCTTTATAAAAGACGTGCCACATCAACATGTTAGCATTCCTGTCCGGGTGGGCACGCTTCCTGCTCCATGGGAGGTACGGATGCGCCGCCACGCGCTCCGCCCATTCACCTGCACACGGACACCGGAATGACCTCACGCACCAACAACGCAGCATCCCCCCG
It contains:
- a CDS encoding DVU3141 family protein codes for the protein MFAIRRLRPASALALCALCVLPVLLAACGGRQQPAPQAQEQALPARPILEFMTGNPAGASAVLDDPEFGTGIRVVVEGLFTSASGEECRRATLLSQHGEAEVVIACRPAGSGDDAAWQMAPRIWGQGIARPAQ
- a CDS encoding sigma-54 interaction domain-containing protein; protein product: MDALESGRFLREVINTINDGFFLVGPDGRILMANPALERLTGYEAGELVGQTCAILNCDACVRSRSLGGGHWCRLFDRKDEHRKRCTLVRRDGTTITVLKNAKVLKEDGRVIAAVETITDISAVVEKDRRIEELSRLLGSDEGFAGMVGTSPAMQRVFKIIERAAESDAPVLVLGPSGTGKELAARAIHELGRRKNGAYVQLNCAALNEALLESELFGHVRGAFTGAIRDRQGRFEAAHGGDIFLDEIGDIPLPIQVKLLRVLETKRIERVGDNASREVDVRIIAATNRDLGRLVRAGRFREDLLFRINVIPIHLPPLADRREDIPLLAAHFLKGIRERDGRDVTGLTPEALRLLTAYGWPGNVRELRSALEYACVIAEGGRLGVEHLPQHIAGAGWHPECAGTGGTHGTHETGGLAGTGDRHLDLHPAQAGQAGQAGQGGQAGQGGQVGRGGHGRHGGGEGVAPRGGNPDGMPAGAFAYGGRPARHERERAELVEALRAAGGNVSEAARLLGVHRGTVRNRMLRFGIDVHRAVAG
- a CDS encoding polysaccharide biosynthesis/export family protein, with amino-acid sequence MDIAPFSRHAAPRHAAPCRVGAAAWLPALCLLLVLVVLLGPARTSAFAAPSEAKSPASAGAALAPGADLPPFAANLFQGNFGQARSAEARELATGDRLVLRLWGDRNFDGVVMVNDAGDIEVQDLGGVPVAGLAQAQVTEAIRSKLSASGIENVQVYVSPLDGRPVSVFVTGFVMKPGRYSGAPSDSVLAFLDRAGGIDPRRGSYRTIRLLRGGAELGSFDLYPFALKGALPLVRLLDGDTIVVGEKGPAVSASGEIRNAARFEFRKGEATGARLAEMADPLATASHASIVGTRNGAPFNLYLPLREFRTLPLADGDRVEFLADTPGDTIMVEVQGAIRGASRFPLKRTARLRDVQQYIAVDADRADLTGLYIKRRSVAARQKRAIEDALRRLEESSFTATSASPEEAQIRNHEAEMISKFAEKARNVTPEGIVVVGSGGKVADIALEDGDVIVIPEKSDVVLVTGEVVMPQAIVWNGDKRLKDYVRGAGGYTNRADTGNILLVRPNGEVFRTSDTTIASGDQLLVLPRVDSKNLQTVKDMSQILYQIAVATKVVIGL